CATCCGCCGCCACGGCCGACCGGCATACGTGCTGGAGCTCGGCAGCGGATCCGGGACGCCGTGGTTCGCGGCGATGGCCGCACAGGCGGGCGGACACCTGGTCTCGGTCGAGCACGACACGGACCACGTGGACCGCACCCAGTCGCTTCTCGATCACTACGATTTCCAGGGCGTGTGCACCTTGGTCCACGCCCCGCTGATCCCGGGAGCGGATGGAGCATCGTGGTACGACCCGGATCCGATCCTGTCAGCCGTCGGGCACCACAAGGTGGACGTCCTCGTCGTCGACGGCCCTCCGGCCAGGTCCGGTCCGAACGCACGCCGGCCGGCACTCCAGCACCTGGCTCCGCTACTGGCGCCAGATGCCCTGGTCGTTCTCGACGACGTCGTCCGCCAGGAGGAGCAGCAGGTGCTCACCGACTGGCAACACGCTTTCGGCGAGCGCCTGCAGATGCTGCCGATCGTCGACCGGGCATCGATCTTCCGGCTGCTGCCGACCGACAAGGAGTCCTCACGATGACGCCCGCGGTGCGTTACACCATCCTTCTCCAGCAGCCCGTGCTGTCCTGGCAGGTCGCCGTGCGGCTGAGCCGTCCGATCGAGAGGCCGCGCGCCTACCTGATGACCGTGCACGGCTACGACCCGGGAGATGAGCTCGTGCCCACCGCCGGGAGGGGATGGTCGCGGTCCGAGCAGCTGGACGCCGACTTCTGCTATATACCCATAGGGGTTGCCGGAGAACTGCTCCCGTTACCTCCCCTTCAGCACGAGAACGGGGTGACGAAGCTCGAGCTCGTGGTCCGCCAGTTCGTGGACCCTCCAGCACCCCCCTCCGAGGCCGTCTCCACCCTGTGCTTCCTCGACCTGGACCAGGCCGATGTCCGCGCTCCCCGCGTCGTTACGACCCACACCCCGGAGGCAGTCGATGTCTGAGCCAGTCGCATCGGTCGTCATCGGCTTCAAGGACTGGGGGCTTGACCGTCTCGAGCGATGCATCACCTCGATCTACGCCAGTTTCGCCGAGGTGAGCTCGGAGGTGGTGGTCTCGGACTACGGCAGCGTCGACGCAGAGGCGGTGCGGGCGGCAGCGGAACGCGCCGGGGCTGTCTGCGTGCGCACCGAGACCGACGGCACGTGGTCCCGCTCCCGTGCGTTGAATGCCGGATTCGCGGCCACGCGCGGACACCAGGTCTACGCCACCGACGCGGACATGATCTTCAGCCCTGGCGCGTTGAGAGCCGTGTCTCACCGGCTCACCGCGGTGCCGGACGAGGCCATCATCCTCCAGTGCCGAGACCTTCCGCCGGGCGCTGGCACGGAGCCGGTCCGAGAGGTCGACTGGGAGGCCTGCGCACGCGTGGCGATGCTTCGTCCCCGATGGGGTATGGGTGGCCTGGTCGCCACCCATCGAGACGTCCTCGGACGGTTGCGTGGCTACGACGAGCGGATGCACACCTACGGCGGTGAGGACATCGACTACGCCAAGCGGCTGCGCCGACACGGGCTCCCCATCAACTGGTTCGACCGCCCCGGCGTCCGCATGTACCACGTCTGGCATCCCTCCTCCAGTCTTGCCGCGTCCCTCGACGACGCCGCGACGGCTGCCATCGCCCACAACCGTCGGATCCACACCGAGGACGGCACGACCGCCCGCAACCGGCACACGACCGAGCGTCTCGGCACCGTTCTGCCACCACTGCTCAGCGTGATCGCGCTTGCCGACACACCAGCGGAGGACGCCGCCCCTGAGCTCAGCAACCTCCTCGGCCAGAGCCTCACGGATCTCGAGCTCCTGCTCGTGGACGCCGGGCACGGTCATTCCGTCGCCGAAGCTCTGGGCGATGATCGCGTCCGGGTCGTGGAGGCCCCTACGGGTCCGTGGTGGCGAGCGCTGACGGAGGCCAGAGGGACCCACGTGGCGCTGCACGCCCCGGGGACCTGGCACCCGCCCAACCGGTTCGAGCAGCTGCTGGACCACACCGGTCGGAGACACGTCATGCCTGCCGACTCATCGGTCACCGTGGTGCGCTCCGACCTGGACCAACTGGTTGCGCTGCCGAACGGTCCAGGGTCGACGCAGCGACGGCCGTGGGCCTCGGTCCTGCTGCCTGTCGACACCACCCGGGCGGTGCTCTCGACCATGGACGAGCGCCTGAGCGACCCTCACGACCTCCTGCTCGCCCTGATCCGTAATGGCATGGTCGTCCAGCGCACTGACGGTACCCGGGTCGAAATCCTTCCGGACGCCACGACGAGCGAAATGTTGCTCAACGATCTCGACGAGGCGTCGGCTCGTCTCACCCGGTTGTTGCGCGCGGGCCATCTCGACGGAGGCTGGCTCGTCGAACCTGTTCCCGCGACAGCTGCGGAGCACGCGATGGCTGCCGCTGAACAGCTCATGCGTGATCGCGTCGACCTGGTGGTGTGGAGCTCCGAGACCGACCTGATCGGGATGGTCGAGCGTGTGTCGGACGATGACACGGTGCTGCGGCAGTCCTGGGTCACCGACGGGAACGATGAACGGGTCTTCGCCGTGCTACAGATCGCCGGTCTGCCGGGCGCATCTGCGCGGCGCCTGCGGCAGCGCGCCCACGGTTCGGTCGTGGCGGGCCGTACCCGCATCGATCGGCTCATGGATGACGGAGACATGCTGGAGTCAGCCCCGATGCCTGCGGTGGTCGATGAGCTGACACGGCTCTATGCCGACGATCCCGAGACCGCCGCCTGGGTCGTGGTGCGTGCTCGAGACGCGGCAGACGCGGCGGAGGCGACCTCCCGTCTCGGTCGGCTCCCCGGAGTCAGCACAGCCCTGCATCGGACGCTTCGCGAGGAAGACACCGTCCCCGTGCACCTGGCCGTGGGACTGACGAGTACACCCACGGAGGGCGTGACCGCTCTGCTCGCCGCGCGCGAGACGGTGAAGGACGAGTCCTCGGTGGAGCTGTGGCTCGGTGCTGAGAGTCGCGGTATGACCCTGTCTGACCTTCTAGGAGCGGCCCGATGAGATTCGCCGTAACCCCGGACCGCCTCCGAACCCTGATCACCAGCGTGCCTGGTGAGTTCGACGGGTTCCCGCCCGTCCCCACGCTCGAGATCGGCGTGGACCTGCCCGCCACATCCTCGGCGGACCGGCTCGCCGTGGGCCTGGCCCTTGTCCACGCCCCCTGGGTGGCCGGCCCGGTGGAGACGCCGCACCCCGTCTCCGCCCTGACCGCGCAACGGATCACCGAGTTCTTCGGTGATCGTTACGTGACGCTGTCGACCGTGGGAGACCGCCCCCTGCCCATACCCCGCGGCTCGAAGCAGGTGCGCATCGTCGACCTCGTCACACATCCCGCCCCCACACCGGACGAGTCGGCCATCGCCCTGGCGCCTTTGACGGTTGCCGAGGGCTGTGTAGCCTACGGCCGGACGTTGTCCGTCGCCTCCAACGTGCACCTGTTCGGCACCACGCCCGTCTCCCGTGGTGCGAGGCTGCACACGCTCGGGATGGGCGTCCTGCTGGCCGAGCTCGTCGACGCCGGCACGCTTCTCGACCCGTCCGGACACCAGGCCGATCCGCGCCTGCACCTCCTTCTGGAATCGGTCGGCCTCGGTCTCGCTGCCGCATGATGGGGCACCGCCACCTGGTCGTGGCCTACAACTTCCCTCCATTCGCCGATGCCTCGGCGGTCACCCAGGCCAAACGGGTCGCCGCCGAGGGCCGTCAGGTAGACGTGGTCAGCCAGGATCTGACCGGTCTACGACGCCGCGACGACACCCTTCTTGGGCTCGTCTCGCCCTTTCTCGATCACCACGACACCATCTCCGGACGTCCGCAGTTCCTTGCCTGGCCGAGCCTCCGGCAGTTCACCACCCGGGGTATGCGGCGACTTTCTGCGCGGGGACCCCTGACCCGCTACGCCACGGTCCGCTCGCGGTCGATGTGGCCGCACTCACACGTGCTTGCGGCCATGGTGAAGGTGATGCACCCTCACGTGGAGTGGCTGGCAGAGTTCTCCGACCCACTTCTGCACCGGGTCGACGGTTCGCACCGCCCCAGTCCCGCCCTTCCCGACGACGACGCCGTTCTGCGTCGGCTGCTGAGGTCGCTTCCGGCCCCCTATCGAGACTTCTTGCACTCAGGTGGTGAGATGCTGCATCTGATCCAGGCGCTCCCGTTCGGCCTCGCCGACCGGTTGGTCTTTACCAACGAGCAACAACGCACCGTCATGCTGGAGGACCTCGGGAACGACAGGATGGCCACGGCTGCTGAAGCCCGCAGCGAGATCTCACCGCACCCCACCCCCCCTGCACATTGGGTGGCGGAACCCCCGTCCCGACCTCACACCGATCAGCGCCTGTGTTGCATCGGCTACTTCGGCACCCTGTATGCCAACCGTGGGCTGGGCGCGGTCACCGAAGCCATTCGTTTGCTTCCCCCAGAGTTGCGCAGTCGCCTACGGATCGACGTGCACACGGAACAGCGCGCCCGCAGCTACGCCCAGGTCCAGCGCTGCGGTGTGGACGATGTCATCCGCATCCGGTCCGCGCTGCCGTACACCCAGTTTCTGCAGGAGGCGGGGAGCTACGACCACCTCTTGGTCACCGATACCCAGACCGGAGGATTCTCGGTCGCCAACCCGTTCCTCCCCTCGAAGGTCAGCGACTACGAAGGGACGCGCGCGAACGTCCTTTCCCTGGTCGTCCCCGGAAGCGAGCTCGACCGTCGTGGCTACCGCCCCAGCGCTCAGGTGGACGACGTCGTCTCCATCCGGGACGCGCTCGCCGAGGCCGTCGGCACGTCGGCGGACGTCAGTAGGAGTGCCGCTTGGACATGACCTGAGCGAGGCGTTCGGCGTCAAAGTTCTCGCCCAGCCACGCGAACAGCGGCTCGAGTGCCTCAGGGCGGCCGGCGTAGTCGTCGTAGTGGACGTGGTGGGCAGCAGGCCCGAGGTTCTCCAGCAGCCGGGTGAACCCCGCTTCCATCCGGTCGAGCTTAGGTAGAGCCTGGGGATCGTCGGCCCACCACCCGCTGGCAGCGACATCCTCTTTGCGTCGAGTATTGATGAGGAACCGGGCTCCTGGGAAGACATCACGCAGCCAGTCGACGAACTCGTCGACGTCAGCCTGGTACCACCGGATCTCCTTGAAACCGGTGACCCTGGTGTCCGCTTCCGGCCGCAAGAGCGTGGACGTCACGAGTTGGCGGAGCTCCGCGAGCGCCGTTTCCACCGGGTACCCGTCGATCCCGTAGAACGGGTCGGAGGGCGTCATCCCTCCGACCGGGGTCCCCCGGCGCTCCTGCTGGGCTCGGAAGTTCCGCCGCTCCCTGACGAGCGTGCGGTGGAACTGGTGCAGGGAGGTCAGGACCTGACGGTTCTCGCCACGGATGAGAAATCCCGGGATAGAGTTCAGAATCGCCTGCAGGGTGGTGGAACCGGAACGCCCATAGGTCACCACGAACAGATAGGAGAGGTCGCCGGGCTGGTGGTCGGTCATCATTTGCCTCCGTGGGTGGGTCGCGCGTTCACCCATGCCACACACCGCGAAGGATGCTGACCCGGTCTCACCGGCGTGTCCGGATCGTTGTCACCAGGCGCAGGCGGGGCCCGCGCCCACGCAGGACGAGAACGGTTGACGGCCACTTCTTGCCGGGTTCAGGGAAGGCCCAACCTCGCGGCTCCGGCCCGTCGATGCCCTGCTCTGTTGACACGGTCAGTGGAAGATCGCAGGTCCACAGCAGGTCGGCGAGGTGCAGACCTCCGGACATGAGGATGCGAAATCCACCGTCCGTCGCTTCGGCCCTCATGCCCGGGGTCAGGTGCCAGCGCACCTCGTAGTCCTGCTCGGAAGGGCCGTGCAGGACTACGTCGTCCTCCACGACGTAATCCACGGGCCCGTCGTAACCGCCCTCTCCGGGATGGTCGTTCCCGGGCTCGCGGACCGACACCGTCCTGGTCCACGTCGACTGCGCGCTTCGCTGATTGACGCCACGCACCCTCACCACATCGTGCTCACCGGTGGGCGGCAGCTCTTGGAAGTCCACCCCTCCTGTCTGTCCGGCCACGCGGGGTTGAGAGCGCCCAGCCACGATGACAGAGTTGTGGGCGTACTGCGAATAGGCGTACTGGACGTAGGGATCCTTCAGGTCATAGCCGTAGTGACCCGCCTCGGATATCACCGGGACGCGGCGACTGGTGATGAGCAGGGCAATGTCATCCGCCGCGTGGTGGTAGTGCGACCGATAGCCAGCCTTGACGAGGCAGTGGTCCGCGTACAGGTCGTGCCACGAGCTGCGGTAGACCAGGTACCCGGCATCGGGGAAGACCGCATGCCTATCCACCGGGGCAGTTCCCTTGCGCCCCTGCGTGACGGACCAGAGGAATCCCGGCCCGGTGTAGCTGCGCGTCAGGGCCGCTTCCCCCCAACGCACGGGCTTGGTGTCCCCCAGAGGAGGCAGCGTCCCGTCCGGCCGGAGCACATGGGTCGCGAATCGCTCGGTCCCGCGCAGGACTTGGCGGAGCTCCCCGGCGCGTGGCGCTTGGAGCGCCTCCAGCACCGGGACGCCGACCGCGAGCAGCAAGGCGACGATGAAGTGGTATCCCGGACTGTTCTCCACGTGCACCCCGTCCGCGGTGAACGCCGTGAAGAGGTTGTTCTCCAGTCGCCGTGCGACGGTGTCTGTCAGTTGCTCCTGAGTGGCTGCGTCGAGTTCATGACGGACGTCCGCCAGGTACTTCGCGATAGCGAGATCCTGGAAGAGCCCGTGGTTGTTGTCCCCTGCGTAGAACTCCTCAGTAGCGAGCAGCCTTGCGGTTCGCTCCAGGAAGTCGCTAAGCGCGTGATGGTGCTCCGCGCTCATCCGGTCCCCGGCCTTCTCCATCAGGTGGGAGAGCTGGATCAGCCGACGCGCCGTCGCGTCGTCGTGATACGCCATCACCGGCACTCCCGCTGACACGGAGGCCGCGTGGCCCGGGCCCGGGTAGCGGTCTCCGAAGCGGCGGTCCCACTCGATCGCCATCTCACAGGCATCCGAGAGCAATGACACGTCCTCGCCGACCTCGGCGTACCAGTCGGAGAGGAAGAGGAAGCCGTGCACGTAGCGCTGGGCGCTACGCTCCAGCGTCGAGTCGTCCCAGCAGTCTCCGCCCTCGAACGGGATGGACCCGTGGGCCACGCTGGTCAGGTATCGGCGTTCACGCCAGTCGGAGAGCCGTCGCCGGGCGTCCGCGCCCTGCTTGACGATGACCACGAAATCCAGTTCCCGGATACCGCTGAGAGTTGCCGGAGTCGAGGTGGACACGCGCCGAACCTACCTCAACCCCGGGGCACCGCCCGAGGACAGCCCATCCGTGGACAGGTCGACCCAGAGCACTTCCACACGGTGGCGACGCTCGGACCTGTCAGACCGCGTCACCCCGCGGAGGGGTGACCGGAACCACCCTTCCCCGCAGGAGCACGACCATGCTCGCCCAGCACCAGGTGCTGCATCTCCTCGTCCGTGATCTGCCGGCTGGAACGCAGCCGGACGGTGTAGAAGACGATGCCGAGCGCCACCCACACGCCCAGCGCGATCCACGAGGGAGTGCTCAGCTGGGCCGGCGAGCCCGGTAGGAGCAGCAGGCCGAGGAAGAGCGCACCCGTGAGGGCACCGAGGCCGCTGAGCACCTTGCGACCGCTGGAGCGGAGGTCCGGCTCACCCTGGTCGCTCCCGGACCACTGCCACAGTTTGTATGCCGCCAGGCAGGTATAGGTGTAGGCGATGGTGACGCCGACGGAGGTCATATCGACCACCCACAGCAGTGCCTCCCGACCGAAGAGCGGGGCGATGAGGCACAGGCCGGCGGCAAACCACACGGCTCTGCCGGGCGCGCCCGCGTCGTTGATCTTGGCGAAGAACGACGGCAGCACCCGTGCCCGACCCATGGCGAAGAGCAGCCGGCTGGCCGAAACGTAGAAGCCGTTGAGGCCGGTGGAGACGCCCATCACGACGGCGACGGCGAGCAGCACCAGCCCGATAGGGCCGAAGAGCCGCTCCAGCCCGTCTGCGGTGCCCCACGCCGGCGCGTCAGCGACCATCTGCGGCCACGGCTGGGCCACCGCGGTGGCGATGAGCATGGCGACGTAGATCCCGGCGGCGGCAACGATGGCCAGGACGATGAGCCCGAACGCCTTGGT
This genomic window from Serinicoccus chungangensis contains:
- a CDS encoding class I SAM-dependent methyltransferase gives rise to the protein MAISPPPPDGETAESGLDERLDNVLTASRSSRWHASATRWQAAREVAAINYLQATLGTERFLPPIGGWAIDYTVAAAILDIIRRHGRPAYVLELGSGSGTPWFAAMAAQAGGHLVSVEHDTDHVDRTQSLLDHYDFQGVCTLVHAPLIPGADGASWYDPDPILSAVGHHKVDVLVVDGPPARSGPNARRPALQHLAPLLAPDALVVLDDVVRQEEQQVLTDWQHAFGERLQMLPIVDRASIFRLLPTDKESSR
- a CDS encoding glycosyltransferase, which encodes MSEPVASVVIGFKDWGLDRLERCITSIYASFAEVSSEVVVSDYGSVDAEAVRAAAERAGAVCVRTETDGTWSRSRALNAGFAATRGHQVYATDADMIFSPGALRAVSHRLTAVPDEAIILQCRDLPPGAGTEPVREVDWEACARVAMLRPRWGMGGLVATHRDVLGRLRGYDERMHTYGGEDIDYAKRLRRHGLPINWFDRPGVRMYHVWHPSSSLAASLDDAATAAIAHNRRIHTEDGTTARNRHTTERLGTVLPPLLSVIALADTPAEDAAPELSNLLGQSLTDLELLLVDAGHGHSVAEALGDDRVRVVEAPTGPWWRALTEARGTHVALHAPGTWHPPNRFEQLLDHTGRRHVMPADSSVTVVRSDLDQLVALPNGPGSTQRRPWASVLLPVDTTRAVLSTMDERLSDPHDLLLALIRNGMVVQRTDGTRVEILPDATTSEMLLNDLDEASARLTRLLRAGHLDGGWLVEPVPATAAEHAMAAAEQLMRDRVDLVVWSSETDLIGMVERVSDDDTVLRQSWVTDGNDERVFAVLQIAGLPGASARRLRQRAHGSVVAGRTRIDRLMDDGDMLESAPMPAVVDELTRLYADDPETAAWVVVRARDAADAAEATSRLGRLPGVSTALHRTLREEDTVPVHLAVGLTSTPTEGVTALLAARETVKDESSVELWLGAESRGMTLSDLLGAAR
- a CDS encoding sulfotransferase is translated as MTDHQPGDLSYLFVVTYGRSGSTTLQAILNSIPGFLIRGENRQVLTSLHQFHRTLVRERRNFRAQQERRGTPVGGMTPSDPFYGIDGYPVETALAELRQLVTSTLLRPEADTRVTGFKEIRWYQADVDEFVDWLRDVFPGARFLINTRRKEDVAASGWWADDPQALPKLDRMEAGFTRLLENLGPAAHHVHYDDYAGRPEALEPLFAWLGENFDAERLAQVMSKRHSY
- a CDS encoding heparinase II/III domain-containing protein — translated: MSTSTPATLSGIRELDFVVIVKQGADARRRLSDWRERRYLTSVAHGSIPFEGGDCWDDSTLERSAQRYVHGFLFLSDWYAEVGEDVSLLSDACEMAIEWDRRFGDRYPGPGHAASVSAGVPVMAYHDDATARRLIQLSHLMEKAGDRMSAEHHHALSDFLERTARLLATEEFYAGDNNHGLFQDLAIAKYLADVRHELDAATQEQLTDTVARRLENNLFTAFTADGVHVENSPGYHFIVALLLAVGVPVLEALQAPRAGELRQVLRGTERFATHVLRPDGTLPPLGDTKPVRWGEAALTRSYTGPGFLWSVTQGRKGTAPVDRHAVFPDAGYLVYRSSWHDLYADHCLVKAGYRSHYHHAADDIALLITSRRVPVISEAGHYGYDLKDPYVQYAYSQYAHNSVIVAGRSQPRVAGQTGGVDFQELPPTGEHDVVRVRGVNQRSAQSTWTRTVSVREPGNDHPGEGGYDGPVDYVVEDDVVLHGPSEQDYEVRWHLTPGMRAEATDGGFRILMSGGLHLADLLWTCDLPLTVSTEQGIDGPEPRGWAFPEPGKKWPSTVLVLRGRGPRLRLVTTIRTRR
- a CDS encoding APC family permease produces the protein MTGSPEAPAGRQELRKTLRPQWVWAVALGSAIGWGAFVLPQDLLGQAGPLGASLGLIIGGALMCVIAVSYGLLIRHFPVSGGEYAYAYTFFGRTHAFIAGWALVLGYVSIIALNASALALLFRRLLPAVVEWVPLWKVAGWQVYLGEVVVASAALLIFAFLNARGGTLSGRVQYAFCLVMLAAVACILLSTWLHPDTPLSNLEPDFPNGVSPVSAVLVIVAIAPWAYVGFDNVPQAAEEFDFSPTKAFGLIVLAIVAAAGIYVAMLIATAVAQPWPQMVADAPAWGTADGLERLFGPIGLVLLAVAVVMGVSTGLNGFYVSASRLLFAMGRARVLPSFFAKINDAGAPGRAVWFAAGLCLIAPLFGREALLWVVDMTSVGVTIAYTYTCLAAYKLWQWSGSDQGEPDLRSSGRKVLSGLGALTGALFLGLLLLPGSPAQLSTPSWIALGVWVALGIVFYTVRLRSSRQITDEEMQHLVLGEHGRAPAGKGGSGHPSAG